The genomic stretch TGACATTTTTTCACGAATATGCTGCTCGGAATTAGATATAATAATGTGCAGTGAGATCGACAGTTAGTTCTATTTTTCCCTCCCCCCGTGTCGCATCCCAGGCCCTCCGCCGGGGGCGAAAATCCCgcgccgcccccctcctcctccccggcgaccctccgccgccgctgctgccggcctccgcgccgcggtggcggcgccccccgCTGCCAAATGGTGCCGGGGGTGGCTCCTTCTTCGTCGCGTCGCGGACGGCCGCCGGATCTGGCTGGGGCGGGAATGGCGGCTCGCCGGCGTTaggacgccggagcggcggctccgggaccgTGGGGTGGCGGATCCGGGGCAAGCACGCCCCGATCTGGTGGTGAGGCGGGCTGTGGCGGTggcccggcggattcggcggcgtTCGGGCCGTATGGGCGGCAGAGCGGCGACGAGCGCGCCCCCCAGCCGGCGTGCGATGCGGGCTTGGCTGGGGCGCCGGCGTGCGGCGCGGGGGTGGCCGGGGTGCGCGGTGTGCTGCCCTGTGGGCAGCGGCGCGGGACGTTGCAGCGGAGTGGCGGCCCGGTGTGTGCTCCGGCTGGTTTGGCGGCCGCTGTCGCCGCGAGGGCGGCATGGCGGCTGCACCGGGGAGCTCGCGCTGTTGCGGCCGACGGCTCGGCCTTGGACCCCTGTGTTGGCGTCCGTCGAAGCTCCCTCTCTCTGGCGGTTGGCGGCGCCCGCGGAACTCTTCTCGGCGAGCTTGGTAGGCAGCGTTGGTACGGCTCGGCTCTTCAGCCCCGCGTGGCGCGAGTGGTGGCAGCGAGGCTTGCGGGCTCCTTGGTCTggttgtggtggcggtggtggcttgTGTGCGGTGGTGGCGCCGCTTCTGCGCATGAGGTGTGTCTGCGGAGTGAGGGCTGGCAGCGGTTTCGGTCTTCGTCTCGCTGTCCGGCCGCGTGAGGCCGTAGTGGCTCGtttgctccgggcgaaagcctgacCGCGTGGCGTCTACGGATGTCGTCGTCCTTCTTGGAGGGCGGTCGTGGAGCTTTACGACCTTCGCTGCCTCGGGTTCACATCTTCGGGCGAAAGCCTGGATCCCGCGGGATCGGACGACGGCATCGATCCTTCGTCGTGCcccctcttgagggcgtcgtcttgaagtTGATGATCCCCTTCGCGCCCTCCTGCGCCTCGACACACAGGGCATCTGGGTTGGCAGGAGGTCAACCAGAGATGCGGGTCTTCCGGGTGGAGACTTGAGAGGCGGTGGTGACCAAGGTCTGGTTGCGGCAAGGTCATGTTTgtcggctccgttccggcgtgtTCGAATGTCTTCGTGGTGGTCTCTTCTTGATGTGAAGTCGAAGCCACCCTcgggcggtgtacgatgaccttcgaggggTGGTTCGGTGAAGGTCCTATTCGACGCTTGTCCTGCGCATCTCCTCTCCGAGGCTCATTGCCAGAAGCGAAGCTGCTGGTCTCTCTTCGaggagccatctgtttggcataggccagCTTGAGCTTCttagcttttgtgggtagccaggATGGCTGGGTGTGCCCTTCTGGCGGGGTGCCTGGTCTTGGGTTTGCTTTGGCACTGTTGTTGTTggtttttgcccggttttctcctaaaaatcggGCTCCTTCTTCTTAATGaatgaatgaggcaaagcttttgcctccatttcaaaaaaaaagtgcagTGAGTACATTTTCAATAAGAGATCTAATAATACCGATCTTAACATTTTTGTGGGCAAGGCAGGTGTTTCATacggccctaagagcatctccagtcgcgtcccccaaaccgtctttcaaacggcgccggatcgagtgtttggggggacgtgttttgttcgtgccgcgtttgggggacgtcgctccgcaGCCGAGtatcccaaacaaaatttcggaaatttaaaacttgagcgagattcgattaaattcatccaaacttgctatatattataGATTCGAATGAGATTCTATTAAATTGaaactaaaccctaatctagaagtacttgcggcggccaaaggcgtcgtagtactggtggaagttgtacatgtcgtcggtgacgacctcctgcttgacgcgctcgtcgggctcgtcgatgGGCTCatccttcaccaggccgcttggccctgcctcgccgtcgtcagtGAGGTCTACAAGCGGCTTgccggtgtcgcggatggacatggcgatcgccgtgtagaggtcgcccctccaggcgtccttgtcgttcagcgacgccaagcacgccgctcgaagccctgggcagtcctcggggtcgttgcTACTGGCGATGAGctactgctgccgctcgtactccaccagcagcgccgccttcgccgcttcctcgtcgtcctgctcctccttcacctccgggttcgggatgaggagggcgccgccgcgcctttcctcctgccggcgcccgctgccgctgccgccgcgcctcggattgacgggcgtcgccggctcctccttcaccacgcgcttggggacggtgtagggcgcggagCGGTGCGACGACGACGGTGTCGATCGGGCCGGCCCTGAtgaggaagagttggaggaggacatactcgtcctcctcggctcCGAGCACGCTgtgggagacggtggcggtgagaatggcgcctccaaccttggagcgccgttgtggaGGCCGTTGATGACGTTctccagggtgcgccccggaatgcCCCAGAACAGGAGGCGcccgtccctgttccagctgttcggcccgccgacgaggccggtggtgttgtgcatctccatgtcgtattgcgcctggaagtaggcgatccaccaggcgtcgttgccggtggccgcccaggtcggatcggcccgcTTGTCGGTGTCGAGTGCATACCGCCAGGCCGTAATGGCGTCCCTCCAGCGCTCTGTGcccagcgacggcgacgacgggacgcctatgccgttcacggccatcttccagccgccgctgcttggcaggcgcatgttcgccgggacgggatatcccgtgcggtacagcgcccacgcctccttcaAGGTGAGGCTGCTGTGGCCGAAGCCGTtcaccgcggcgatcttgcgggaggacgacaacattggttggagcggcgaggagaagatctgggagcggcgaggagaagatttgtGAGCGGCGAGAGATTGTGATGAACCGTAGGGCCTCTTAATGTACTGCGGCGGCAGGCGAAGCGGCAACGGGTCGTtggacgcaataacgccggcacgGACGGCCACGCGGTCATGCACGAtgggacgcgtccctgcgtcgcctaggAAAACTGGgatgccattaacgtcgcttccaAATGTAggtgacggggttttaggcttccgagccgctgacacgtcggtcccgccacgcctcgcctcgtttttcgttgtgtccggcatgcccggagcgtcccctgtggggcgggaacgggctcggggcgccggccaccgtatcgggccgcgtcggacaaaaaCCGGGTTTGCGAGACGTGGCTGAAAATGTTTTTTTGTCCAACGCCGTCCCAAATTCCTTTGAGGAGCGGTTTagaggacgcgactgaagatgctctaagctaaGGGCTCCAATACCATCAGATAATGGAACGGCGTTCAGAGACGACATCCATGTGCAACGTATTGTGGGTTAAAGTTGGTGAAAATTGATCGACTAACTGCATTTTGCGATCTGTATTTACGAACTAAAGTAGTAATTGAGCTACACCTCTTCGGTACATTTTTTTTCATATTATGTTCCTCGAGTTACTCACATACTACACTTGTTTTTGTTGTTATACCTACGGGTAAACACTCCAATGCCCTGTGCATCGTTCATTCTTGTCATGTTTTCATCTGGTACACCTGGTTAATAATGGCACTACAGCTCCAAGGTGAAAGTACGAGGCAATGCAAATGTCAAAGGATCAGATTCGCGTGTGATCGCATCGACTAGATCGTTGAGATCAGGAGGGCCTCATGTTCGTCTCCCGCTGCAATCGATCATGAATTTCCTACGAAAGACGCGCTCTTCCATATCTAGGAGATCGAAAAGATATAATTAATCTGTCTCTGTCGGGAGCATGGAATCTCATGCTAAATAATGTTTGCTCCATCAATTAATTACGAACCGGAGGGAAGAGAGAGATTTACATGAGAAGTAGGATTAGATGTTGTATACAGTCAACGGTACCAGCACTTTGATTACTACTCCTACAGTCGATCTCATCGAATAACCCACTCAATTCACAACCAAAACGCTCGATCCCCGTAAAATATCCCACACATGCACATCCTCCAGCGCTATATATACCCTCCCAACCTTCTATTATCAGCACCAAACTCGTCTCACTCACTCACAATGGCTACTAGCACCAAGCTTGTAGCTTTAGGCTTTGTTGTCCTTGTCGGCATTGGGTTCGCCGATGCTGCAAGGATGCTCGCTAGCTTCTCCAGTGCttcaggtggtggaggtggaggtggtggtggaggcggaggcggtgcatCTGGTGGTAGTGGATGGGGCGGAGGATCTGGGTCGGGTGGAGGAGCGGGATATAGTGAAAGCGGTGGAGATTGGGGTAACAGGTGGAACTTCGCCAAGGGagctggtggaggaggaggagctggtggaggaggaggatcaaATGGTGGTTCTGGTTCTGGTTCTGGATCCGGCTCTGGCTCCGGAAGCGGTTCGAGCGGCTCGGCATCAGCACCTAGCGGCAATGGACATGCCAACGCCGATGGTaagggcggtggtggtggtgaaggtGGTGGCGCAAATGGGTCTAGCGGGTCCGGAGCTGGTTCTGGCCTTGGTAAGGGATACGGTGAGAGTGGCATAACTACGGCACCGGCTCCAACTGCTGGTGGTGTCAGCTACTCCGATGCTGGCGGTAGCggtaatggtggtggtggcggaaaTAATGGAAATGGAGGTGGTGAGGGCAAAGGAGCTGGACAGGCCGGCAGCGATGACACTTCTGGGGGCAATGCCAGCGGCAATGGTAGCGGAAGCGGTGGTGGTATAGCTAAAGGTGCCGCACAAGGTCCAAGTCTTGGGGTTGGATCTGGTTCTGGCTCCGGGGCTGGGCAGACCGGCAGCACTCGCTCTTATGGTTCTTATGGTTCTGGCTATGCTACTGGAATTGGTGGGGGCATGGGCAGTGGTTACGGTGCTGGCCAAAACGGCGGAACTGGCCGTGGAGGAGGAAGCGGATCCGGATCTGGCAGCGGTGGATTCCATTAAATTGGCATTT from Lolium rigidum isolate FL_2022 chromosome 4, APGP_CSIRO_Lrig_0.1, whole genome shotgun sequence encodes the following:
- the LOC124706310 gene encoding glycine-rich cell wall structural protein 2-like, producing MATSTKLVALGFVVLVGIGFADAARMLASFSSASGGGGGGGGGGGGGASGGSGWGGGSGSGGGAGYSESGGDWGNRWNFAKGAGGGGGAGGGGGSNGGSGSGSGSGSGSGSGSSGSASAPSGNGHANADGKGGGGGEGGGANGSSGSGAGSGLGKGYGESGITTAPAPTAAGQAGSDDTSGGNASGNGSGSGGGIAKGAAQGPSLGVGSGSGSGAGQTGSTRSYGSYGSGYATGIGGGMGSGYGAGQNGGTGRGGGSGSGSGSGGFH